From one Montipora capricornis isolate CH-2021 chromosome 10, ASM3666992v2, whole genome shotgun sequence genomic stretch:
- the LOC138021588 gene encoding EF-hand calcium-binding domain-containing protein 6-like, whose protein sequence is MATTNLPAIQHPLSRMGDPTNLNVRGLSRDGSRAASRQSLALAQDKFTVLRPITADQVPWRLTRSANGLGQIHSPRNNSFAGMGQIPEGVEIKRAEDPSKPSIPIFGSRADLASRAESRMSRLGSAASLQGPDKASVDEIEYLLREKMKTGYYTIKNTFKEFDPEGKGVVSRETLARILQNFLGRSISLSQFNKLMVRLKLDHKKMISYDEFYASFRPPKKAEDGPAWLELEKPDIKYMSAAQVHAHLKEKAKQRFLDVADIIPQMNPGGSGRILKPELRNVLNKLGFYMEDDEFEKLWQKYDTENYGTIRAERLMSKLGIAMRDSSTKDEETSPRKLEVERKQSIDVERWLKRKFREGFSDMKHAFMELDLDRIGKVSRDEFRRVMEDFGLRLSTDKQLDDFLARCGVEPSNGKISYKEFLRRFQDRSEQGMPHKILANPLHRYHHSDAGSNYSTTSAVEARIMDLFQKDFLALLGTFHNIDRKDSGLLTQQQFRAAIEGRFELNMSDQEFDMFLKKVPIDSDGMVKYVEFMSKFDTSETKSLFDRSSLVDRKETLPPLPEMDSPPMSPRKSLRPIKTVDSYDSQDGRSVEELKAIIKRILQNNFQAFEEAFYDLDELNSKKMTQNMMIKLLKKFGVTITRNEVKRIWDTLITDQRGYLEYWQFVRTFGYSLDSAAFPNAKVSPPKRGDNDFMMRSNKLNSDKHLLHHLLKSNIDRNWETLWNEFTSIDRQGTGNVSRNDFKNILQDMCVELTDYECQVLCDKFDPKKEGRVNYIKFLEPYAKHRRGFRHGHNMQAVMKHPQAELPMDEVVQKPNKGLSTVTARLREKLSGKWINLLRAFKKIDRDNNEFLTLQEFRHVLELCNIALDEEDIYHILTEFDDTKNGEKIRYTKFLDKIK, encoded by the exons ATGGCAACAACCAATCTCCCAGCAATACAACATCCGCTTTCGAGAATGGGTGACCCAACGAATCTCAACGTTCGGGGTTTATCAAGAGATGGATCGCGTGCGGCTTCCCGACAGAGTTTGGCTTTAGCACAAGACAAGTTCACCGTTCTTCGTCCCATTACAGCTGATCAAGTGCCGTGGAGACTAACACGATCTGCGAATGGCTTAGGCCAGATACATAGTCCGAGAAACAACAGTTTTGCGGGCATGGGACAAATACCAGAAGGAGTTGAAATTAAGAGAGCTGAGGACCCCAGCAAACCAAGTATTCCTATATTTG GGAGTCGTGCCGATTTGGCAAGCCGTGCAGAAAGCCGCATGTCACGCCTTGGTAGTGCAGCATCACTCCAGGGTCCTGACAAAGCTTCAGTTGATGAG ATTGAGTATCTTTTGCGAGAGAAAATGAAGACTGGGTATTACACAATAAAGAACACTTTCAAAGAATTTGATCCAGAAGGAAAAGGGGTAGTTAGCAG GGAGACATTAGCAAGAATATTGCAAAATTTCTTGGGCAGGTCTATTAGTTTGAGTCAGTTTAACAAACTAATGGTTCG GTTAAAACTTGATCACAAGAAGATGATTTCATACGACGAGTTTTATGCATCCTTTAGGCCTCCTAAG AAAGCTGAAGATGGACCTGCGTGGCTGGAATTAGAGAAACCAGACATCAAATACATGTCTGCTGCTCAAGTTCATGCTCATCTCAaggaaaaagcaaaacaaag GTTTCTTGATGTGGCCGACATAATACCACAAATGAACCCAGGTGGTTCAGGGCGAATCCTCAAGCCGGAGCTCAGAAATGTTCTCAATAAATTAGGCTTTTATATGGAAGATgatgaatttgaaaaactttgGCAAAAATACGACACCGAAAACTATGGAACGATACGTGCTGAAAGACTTATGAGCAAACTTGGTATTGCCATGCGAGATAGCAGCACAAAAGACGAGGAAACCTCTCCAAGAAAActtgaagttgaaagaaaacaatCGATAGATGTAGAAAGGTGGTTGAAGCGTAAATTTCGTGAAGGTTTCTCTGACATGAAACACGCGTTCATGGAGTTAGATTTGGATCGGATTGGTAAAGTAAGCCGAGATGAATTTAGAAGGGTCATGGAGGACTTCGGATTGCGACTCAGCACGGATAAACAACTGGATGATTTCTTAGCCAG atgCGGCGTCGAACCATCTAATGGCAAGATTTCTTACAAGGAGTTTCTTCGTCGCTTCCAGGATCGCAGCGAACAAGGAATGCCACACAAGATTTTAGCCAATCCACTTCATAG GTATCATCACAGCGATGCTGGGAGTAACTACTCAACGACCTCTGCAGTCGAGGCAAGAATAATGGACTTGTTCCAAAAAGACTTCTTGGCGCTTCTGGGGACATTTCA CAATATTGATCGCAAGGACTCGGGTCTTCTAACACAACAGCAGTTTCGTGCAGCCATCGAAGGAAGGTTTGAGTTGAACATGTCAGATCAGGAATTTGACATGTTCCTCAAGAAAGTACCAATTGATAGCGACGGCATGGTCAAATACGTCGAGTTCATGTCCAAGTTTGATACTTC TGAAACAAAAAGTTTGTTCGACCGGTCAAGCCTGGTGGATCGTAAAGAAACTCTCCCTCCATTACCGGAAATGGACAGTCCGCCAATGTCGCCCAGAAAATCTCTTCGACCAATCAAAACCGTGGATTCTTATGACAGCCAAGATGGACGAAGTGTAGAAGAACTAAAAGCCATTATTAAGAGAATACTTCAGAATAATTTTCAAGCCTTTGAAGAG GCTTTTTACGACCTCGATGAACTAAACAGCAAGAAAATGACACAGAACATGATGATCAAGTTACTGAAAAA GTTCGGTGTTACCATTACTCGCAATGAAGTCAAACGAATCTGGGATACTCTGATTACAGATCAGAGGGGTTATCTGGAATATTGGCAGTTTGTGCGAACATTTGGCTACTCCCTGGACTCCGCAG CTTTTCCAAATGCAAAAGTTTCCCCACCAAAGAGAGGAGACAACGATTTCATGATGCGATCCAACAAACTCAACAGCGACAAGCATTTGCTTCACCATCTTCTAAAATCAAACATCGATCGGAACTGGGAAACACTTTGGAATGAGTTCACATCTATTGACCGCCAGGGAACTGGTAACGTGTCTAGAAATGATTTCAAG aatatcTTGCAAGACATGTGCGTTGAGCTAACTGATTACGAGTGTCAAGTACTATGTGACAAGTTTGATCCAAAGAAGGAGGGAAG AGTTAACTATATAAAGTTCTTAGAGCCGTACGCCAAACACCGCAGAGGTTTCCGACATGGACATAATATGCAAGCTGTAATGAAGCACCCACAGGCTGAACTG CCTATGGATGAAGTCGTTCAAAAACCAAACAAGGGATTGTCAACCGTCACAGCAAGACTCCGAGAAAAG ttATCTGGAAAGTGGATAAATCTCCTGCGAGCTTTCAAGAAAATTGACAGAGACAACAACGAGTTTCTCACACTTCAAGAATTCCGCCATGTTCTAGAGTTATGCAATATTGCTTTGGATGAGGAGGATATTTATCACATTTTAACGGAATTCGATGACACGAAGAACGGTGAGAAAATCAGATACACCAAATTCTTGGACAAGATAAAGTAA